In Dromaius novaehollandiae isolate bDroNov1 chromosome 3, bDroNov1.hap1, whole genome shotgun sequence, the following are encoded in one genomic region:
- the HEY2 gene encoding hairy/enhancer-of-split related with YRPW motif protein 2 isoform X2, translating to MARKKRRGIIEKRRRDRINNSLSELRRLVPTAFEKQGSAKLEKAEILQMTVDHLKMLQATGGKGYFDAHSLAMDFMSIGFRECLTEVARYLTSVEGLDTSDPLRVRLVSHLSTCASQREAVAMTSSMAHHHHPLHPHHWTAAFHHLPAALLQQSGLHSSEAAPCRLSSEVPPHGSAFLTATFAHTDAALRVPAAGSVAPCVPPLSTSLLSLSATVHAAAAAATAAAQSFPLSFTGAFPMLPPSAAAAAVAAATAISPPLAVAATSSPPQTGSGGSSKPYRPWGTEVGAF from the exons ATGgccagaaagaaaaggagaggg ATTATAGAGAAAAGGCGCCGTGATCGTATAAATAACAGTTTATCTGAGCTGAGGAGGCTTGTGCcaactgcttttgaaaaacaa GGATCTGCCAAATTAGAAAAAGCGGAAATATTGCAAATGACAGTGGATCATCTGAAGATGCTTCAGGCGACTGGAGGTAAAG GTTATTTTGACGCTCATTCGCTGGCCATGGATTTCATGAGCATCGGTTTCCGGGAGTGCTTGACCGAAGTAGCGAGGTACCTGACCTCGGTGGAAGGCCTCGACACGTCCGACCCACTGCGTGTGAGGCTCGTCTCTCACCTGAGCACCTGTGCCTCTCAGCGGGAAGCTGTCGCCATGACCTCATCCATggcccaccaccaccacccgtTGCACCCGCACCACTGGACGGCTGCCTTCCACCACCTGCCGGCCGCGCTCCTGCAGCAGAGCGGACTTCACTCCTCCGAGGCGGCCCCGTGCAGACTCTCCTCCGAGGTGCCCCCGCACGGCTCAGCCTTCCTCACGGCCACCTTCGCCCACACTGACGCCGCACTTCGGGTCCCCGCCGCTGGCAGTGTCGCTCCCTGCGTCCCACCTCTCTCTACCTCTCTCTTGTCTCTCTCGGCTACTGTTCacgctgctgccgccgcggccaCGGCGGCCGCCCAGAGCTTCCCCCTGTCCTTCACGGGAGCCTTCCCCATGCTGCcccccagcgctgctgctgctgccgtggCGGCCGCCACGGCCATCAGCCCGCCGCTAGCCGTGGCCGCAACATCCAGTCCGCCGCAGACCGGCAGCGGAGGGAGTAGCAAACCGTACCGGCCCTGGGGGACTGAAGTCGGAGCTTTCTaa
- the HEY2 gene encoding hairy/enhancer-of-split related with YRPW motif protein 2 isoform X1, giving the protein MKRPCEETTSESDMDETIDVGSENNYSGQSNSSVIRSNSPTTTSQIMARKKRRGIIEKRRRDRINNSLSELRRLVPTAFEKQGSAKLEKAEILQMTVDHLKMLQATGGKGYFDAHSLAMDFMSIGFRECLTEVARYLTSVEGLDTSDPLRVRLVSHLSTCASQREAVAMTSSMAHHHHPLHPHHWTAAFHHLPAALLQQSGLHSSEAAPCRLSSEVPPHGSAFLTATFAHTDAALRVPAAGSVAPCVPPLSTSLLSLSATVHAAAAAATAAAQSFPLSFTGAFPMLPPSAAAAAVAAATAISPPLAVAATSSPPQTGSGGSSKPYRPWGTEVGAF; this is encoded by the exons ATGAAGCGACCTTGCGAGGAAACTACCTCAGAGAGCGACATGGACGAGACTATAGACGTGGGGAGCGAGAATAACTACTCGGG GCAAAGCAATAGTTCTGTGATTCGATCAAATTCCCCAACAACAACATCTCAGATTATGgccagaaagaaaaggagaggg ATTATAGAGAAAAGGCGCCGTGATCGTATAAATAACAGTTTATCTGAGCTGAGGAGGCTTGTGCcaactgcttttgaaaaacaa GGATCTGCCAAATTAGAAAAAGCGGAAATATTGCAAATGACAGTGGATCATCTGAAGATGCTTCAGGCGACTGGAGGTAAAG GTTATTTTGACGCTCATTCGCTGGCCATGGATTTCATGAGCATCGGTTTCCGGGAGTGCTTGACCGAAGTAGCGAGGTACCTGACCTCGGTGGAAGGCCTCGACACGTCCGACCCACTGCGTGTGAGGCTCGTCTCTCACCTGAGCACCTGTGCCTCTCAGCGGGAAGCTGTCGCCATGACCTCATCCATggcccaccaccaccacccgtTGCACCCGCACCACTGGACGGCTGCCTTCCACCACCTGCCGGCCGCGCTCCTGCAGCAGAGCGGACTTCACTCCTCCGAGGCGGCCCCGTGCAGACTCTCCTCCGAGGTGCCCCCGCACGGCTCAGCCTTCCTCACGGCCACCTTCGCCCACACTGACGCCGCACTTCGGGTCCCCGCCGCTGGCAGTGTCGCTCCCTGCGTCCCACCTCTCTCTACCTCTCTCTTGTCTCTCTCGGCTACTGTTCacgctgctgccgccgcggccaCGGCGGCCGCCCAGAGCTTCCCCCTGTCCTTCACGGGAGCCTTCCCCATGCTGCcccccagcgctgctgctgctgccgtggCGGCCGCCACGGCCATCAGCCCGCCGCTAGCCGTGGCCGCAACATCCAGTCCGCCGCAGACCGGCAGCGGAGGGAGTAGCAAACCGTACCGGCCCTGGGGGACTGAAGTCGGAGCTTTCTaa